In Rhodothermales bacterium, the DNA window CCCGGAAAGTCGACGTCCGCGTGATCACCGCGACGAACCGCAACCTGGAGGCGGCCATGCGCGAGGGGACATTTCGGGAAGACCTCTACTACCGACTGAACGGCGTCCGCCTCCGCCTCCCCCCACTCCGCGAGCGCCCCGACGACGTGCCCCTCCTCGTGACGCACTTCGCCGCCCGGGCCGCCGAGCGCTACGGCGACGCGGTGCCGGAGGTCGGGGCCGAAGCGATGCGGGCGCTCCGGGCGTACGCCTGGCCGGGCAACGTCCGCGAGCTGGAGAACGTCGTCGAGCGGGCCGTGCTGCTCGCGCGCGGCGGCGCCGTCGAAGTCCGTCACTTGCCCGAGGAACTGCGCGAGGTGCCGGAAGAGGCTGAAGGTTCTCTGACGCTGGAAGACGTCGAGCGCCGCCACATCGCCCGCGTGCTGGCCCAGAGCGACGGGTACGAGGAAGCCGCCCGCGTACTCGGGATCGACCCGGCGACGCTGTGGCGGAAGCGGAAGCGGTACGACCTCAGCTGAGGGCTCGTCCCGGGCCGCCTTGCATCCTGCACGATGGAGGGGCGCAAACGGCGGACGTCGGGCAGGAGCACCGTGCATCGTGCAAGGTGGGCGGGGAGGGCCGTGGCACGTGCGAGCCCAGAAACGGCGATACCAGGCGCTAGGACGCATGTCGAACGGATTGGCACACGCTTTGGCATAGAGAGGGAGGCCGCTCGAACGGCCGCAGCGAGCCGCCTGTCGCGGCTCACCCTCCGCTCCACGACCATGCCTAAGCGACTCCCCACCCCCAAGCACGCCCCCGCCATCCCGCTCAGCGGATCGGTGGTCAACCCGTTCCACATTACTCCTGCGCTCTCGGCCGCCCCGCGCGCGGCGGTGCAGGACAGCGCCGCCGCGCAGGCGCGCGAGGACCGCATCACGCACTACTTCTTCGTCGCGTACATGCTGCTCACCCTCCTCGGCGTCGCAGCGATGGGTTACGCGCTGCTGACGATGTAGGCCAAGCCACCTCTGCCCCTATTTCCATGAGCCTCTTCCTCGTCCTCTACGTAGCCGCGATCTGCGTCTGCACGGCCGCCATCGTCTACGGTCTCGTCCGCCCCGAGCGGCCTCGCTCGGCGAACGCTGCGGTGCATCCGCTCCACCCCGCCCCCTCCGCGGCGAAGCGGGCTCGCCGCCTCGCTGCGTGACCGCGATGCCGACCCTTCGGATCCGTAGCTAATGGGTGAACTCCTGGACCTCGTGCTCCACCTCGACGCGCACGTCGCGTTGCTCGTCCATACGGCCGGGCCGTGGGCCTACCTCGTGCTCTTCGCCGTGATCTTCTGCGAGACCGGGCTGGTGGTGACGCCGTTCCTGCCGGGCGATTCGCTCCTGTTCGCGGCGGGGGCCGTCGCGGCGCTTGGCGGACTTGACATAGACCTCCTTGCACGGCTGCTCTTCGTGGCTGCCGTCGCCGGGGACGCGGTGAACTACGCCATCGGGAAGCGGGTCGGACGCCGCGCCGCGCATCGGTGGGCGCGGCCGGAGCACCTCGCGCGGACCGAGGCATTCTTCGCCCGGCACGGCGGGAAAGCCGTCGTGCTCGCCCGGTTCGCCCCGATCGTCCGCACGCTCGCGCCGTTCGTCGCGGGGATGGGCGCGATGTCGTACTGGAAGTTCACGCTCTACAACCTGCTCGGGGCCGGGCTGTGGGTCGGCGGGTTCGTCTACGCCGGGTACTTCTTCGGTGCGGTGCCGTTCGTGCAGGAGCACTTCACCCTCTTCGTGCTCGGGATCATCGTGCTCTCGGTTCTCCCGGTGCTCGTCCGGGTGGTTCCGTTCGGCCGGCTGGTCCCGGTGCGGGCGGCATCGCGCGAGGCGGCATGAGTGGATCTACTCGCCAGAGCGTGGAGCAGTGGGGGAGCCGGGTCGGGCTCATCCTCGCGATGGCGGGCAACGCCGTCGGGCTCGGCAACTTCCTCCGGTTCCCCCGCCAGGCCGTCCTCAACGGCGGCGGCTCGTTCATGGTCGCCTACTTCGTGGCCTTGCTGCTGCTGGGCATTCCGCTGATGTGGGTGGAGTGGGGGCTCGGCCGTCACGGCGGCCGCTTCCGCAAGGGGCACGTCCCGGGCATGTTCGCAGCGGTGTGGAAGCACCCGGCGGCGAAGTACCTCGGCGTGCTCGGCCTCGTGATCCCGCTCGCCGTGCTGATCTACTACACGTACATCGAGAGTTGGACGCTCGCCTACACGTGGTTCTCGCTGACGCAGAACTACTGGGGGCAGGCCACGCAGGAGGCGATGATCGGCTACCTCCAGTCGTTCCAGGGCGTCGGCGACGGGCCGCGCGTGCACGGGGCGTGGATGCCGTTCGCGTTCTTCGCCGCCACGCTCTTCGTCAACATCTGGGTCGTCTCGAAGGGGATCTCCGGCGGGATCGAGCGGCTGGCGAAGATCGGGATGCCGGTGCTGTTCCTCTTCGCGATCGTGCTCGCCGTCGTTGTCTTCATGCTGCCGCCGGGGCCGGGCGGCGAGACGGCCGCCGACGGGCTGGCGTTCATCTACACCCCGAACCTCGCTGGGCTCTCCGACGCTAGCGTGTGGCTGGCCGCCGCAGGCCAGATCTTCTTCACGCTCTCGGTCGGGATGGGGACGCTCCAGGCCTACGCCTCCTACCTCTCGAAGCGCGACGATATCGCCCTCAACGGCCTCGCGACGGCGTCGACGAACGAGGCCGTCGAGGTCGTCCTTGGCGGTACGATCGCGATCCCGGCGGCCGTCGTGTTCTTCGGCGTCAGCGGGGCCGTCGCCGTCGCGGGCTCGGGCTCGTTCAACCTCGGCTTCGCCACGATGCCGGTCATCTTCCAGCAACTCCCCCTCGGGTCGCTCCTCGGATTCATGTGGTTCGGCCTCCTCTTCTTTGCCGGCATCACGTCGAGTGTCGCGATGGCGACGCCAATCCTCGCGTTCTTCCGCGAGGAGTTCGGCTGGCAGCGCGAGCGCGTGGCGTGGGGGCTGGGCGCCGTCGCCTTTACCCTCGGCCTGCTGCACGTGATCTGGCTGGAGTACGGCTTCCTCGACGAATGGGACTACTGGGCCGGGACGTTCGGCCTCGTCGTGTTCGCCGTCGTCGAAGTGATCCTGTTCGTGTGGGTGTACGGGCCGGATAACGCGTGGCGCTCGATCCACGAGGGCGCGGACATCCGCATCCCGCGCGTGTTCAAGTTCATCGTCACGTTCGTGACGCCGTGCTACCTCCTGTTCATCCTCGGTTGGTGGGGCGTGACGGATGCGCTCCCGATTCTGATGTTGGAGCAGGCGGCGGGCGGCGGGCCCGTGACGGAGGAGGCGCTGCCGTACGTCGTCGCCGCGCGCGCCCTGCTCGTTGCCATCGGCCTCGGGTTCCTGTGGCTGATCCGCATCGCGTGGAAGCGGAACGGCTACGACGACCGCGCCGGCTTCGCCGAGGTTGAGCCGGATACGCCGACTGAAACGCACCGCGCGGAGGTGCCGGCATGACGACGGGCGCACTCGTGTTCATGGCCGCGAGCTGGGTGTTCGTGCTCGGGCTGATGACGTGGAGCTTCTGGCGGGTCCTCCGCCCGAAGCCGAAATCTTCGACGGCCCAGCGGAACGGCCGTCTCCAACGATGACGACAGAGCGAAAGGGCCTCTCGCTGCACACGAAAATCCTCCTCGGCCTGGTGCTCGGCGCCGTCGCGGGAGGGCTCGCGAGCGCGCTCGGCGGCGAGGCGGCCGTGGGCCTCGTGACGGCGTACGTCAAGCCGGTCGGGACGCTGTTCATCCGGCTCATCACGATGATCGCAGCGCCGCTCGTCCTCGCGAGCCTCGTCGCGGGAGCCGCTTCCATCACGGACCCGCACGCGCTCGGGCGGATCGGCGGGAAGACGCTCGGGCTCTATCTCGCGACGACGGCCGTCGCCATCACGCTCGGGCTCGTGCTCGCCAACCTCATCCAGCCCGGCGTCGGGCTCCCGGCCGAGGTCAGCGCCCGCCTTCTCGCGGGCTACGGCGAGCAAGCCGCCGCCCGCATCGAGCGGGCCGAGGCGGTGTCGTTCGTGGACCAGCTCCTCGCGCTCGTCCCGACGAACCCGTTCGAGGCCCTCGCGACGGGCAACATGCTCCAGATCGTTGTGTTCGCGCTCATCGTCGGCCTCGCGCTGACCCGCGTCGCCCCGGCGAAGGCCGCGCCCGTGGTCCAGTTCTTCGATGGGTTCACGGATGTCCTCATCAAAATCGTCGAGGGGGTGATGCGGCTGGCGCCGGTCGGCGTGTTCGCCCTGATCGCGGCGGTGACGGCGGAGTTCGGGTTCGGGATTCTCGGCACGCTCGGGTGGTACTCGCTCGCCGTCGTGCTCGGGCTCGGGCTCCACACGTTCGGCGTCTACGGGCCGCTCGTGGTGCTGGGGACGCGGGGCCGGATGTCCCTCGGCCGGTTCTACCGAGGGCTGCGGAACGTCCAACTCCTCGCGTTCTCATCGTCGAGTTCGGCGGCGACGCTGCCGCTCACGCTGCGGGCGACGCAGGAGAAGCTGGGGGTGAGCGAGCGCGTGGCGGCGTTCGTGCTCCCGCTCGGCGCGACGATCAACATGGACGGGACGGCGCTCTACCAGGGCGTCGCCGCCGTGTTCATCGCGCAGGTCTACGGCCTCTCGCTCGGCCTCGCCGACCAGGCCGCGATCGTGCTCACCGCCACGCTGGCGTCGATCGGGACGGCGGCGGTGCCGGGCGCGGGCCTCGTGATGCTCGTCATCGTGTTGCAGACGGCGGGCATCCCGGTCGAGGGCATCGCGCTCATCTTCGGCGTGGACCGGGTGCTCGACATGTGCCGGACCGTCGTGAACGTAACGGGGGACGCGGCCGTCGCGACCGTCGTCGCGGCGTCGGAAGGGGAGCTCGACGCCCCACTGAAGGCCCCGGCGCACGACGCGGTGCTGGTCTGACGGCGGCGGATCCTCCCCAACGGTCGCCTGTATCGGAGAACCTCAGGCAGGCGTTCCCTCGGTGCACGTCTTCATTGCCTCTGCTCGCGGGCGTGGCCACTCATTCATCCCCCTTACGGCATGACCCTACCCACGATTCTCCTCTTTGTCTTCGGCGGTGCTTTTCTCATCGCCGGGGCCGAACTGCTGGTGCGGGGGGCGTCGCGCCTCGCGATCACGGCGGGGATCTCGCCGCTCGTCGTCGGGCTCACCGTCGTCGCCTTCGGCACGAGCGCGCCGGAGCTCGCCGTCACCGTCGGGGCTGCGGCCGCGGGCGAGGCCGATATCGCGGTGGGGAACGTGGTGGGGAGCAACATCTTCAACGTGCTGTTCATCCTCGGCGTCTCCGCCCTCATCACTCCGCTCGTCGTAGCGCATCAACTCGTGCGGCTCGACGTGCCCCTCATGATCGGGACGTCGGTGCTCGTCTTCCTTATTGCGCTCGACGGGTCCATCAGTTGGCTCGACGGCGTGCTCCTGATCGGGCTGATCGTCGCGTAC includes these proteins:
- a CDS encoding calcium/sodium antiporter produces the protein MTLPTILLFVFGGAFLIAGAELLVRGASRLAITAGISPLVVGLTVVAFGTSAPELAVTVGAAAAGEADIAVGNVVGSNIFNVLFILGVSALITPLVVAHQLVRLDVPLMIGTSVLVFLIALDGSISWLDGVLLIGLIVAYTLFLIYQSRRESATKAASGEAAEPKQDGPSRLLNVALIGAGLVLLVLGAGWLVDAAVTTATALGVSELVIGLTIVAAGTSLPEVATS
- a CDS encoding DedA family protein, producing MGELLDLVLHLDAHVALLVHTAGPWAYLVLFAVIFCETGLVVTPFLPGDSLLFAAGAVAALGGLDIDLLARLLFVAAVAGDAVNYAIGKRVGRRAAHRWARPEHLARTEAFFARHGGKAVVLARFAPIVRTLAPFVAGMGAMSYWKFTLYNLLGAGLWVGGFVYAGYFFGAVPFVQEHFTLFVLGIIVLSVLPVLVRVVPFGRLVPVRAASREAA
- a CDS encoding dicarboxylate/amino acid:cation symporter, with the protein product MTTERKGLSLHTKILLGLVLGAVAGGLASALGGEAAVGLVTAYVKPVGTLFIRLITMIAAPLVLASLVAGAASITDPHALGRIGGKTLGLYLATTAVAITLGLVLANLIQPGVGLPAEVSARLLAGYGEQAAARIERAEAVSFVDQLLALVPTNPFEALATGNMLQIVVFALIVGLALTRVAPAKAAPVVQFFDGFTDVLIKIVEGVMRLAPVGVFALIAAVTAEFGFGILGTLGWYSLAVVLGLGLHTFGVYGPLVVLGTRGRMSLGRFYRGLRNVQLLAFSSSSSAATLPLTLRATQEKLGVSERVAAFVLPLGATINMDGTALYQGVAAVFIAQVYGLSLGLADQAAIVLTATLASIGTAAVPGAGLVMLVIVLQTAGIPVEGIALIFGVDRVLDMCRTVVNVTGDAAVATVVAASEGELDAPLKAPAHDAVLV
- a CDS encoding sodium-dependent transporter produces the protein MSGSTRQSVEQWGSRVGLILAMAGNAVGLGNFLRFPRQAVLNGGGSFMVAYFVALLLLGIPLMWVEWGLGRHGGRFRKGHVPGMFAAVWKHPAAKYLGVLGLVIPLAVLIYYTYIESWTLAYTWFSLTQNYWGQATQEAMIGYLQSFQGVGDGPRVHGAWMPFAFFAATLFVNIWVVSKGISGGIERLAKIGMPVLFLFAIVLAVVVFMLPPGPGGETAADGLAFIYTPNLAGLSDASVWLAAAGQIFFTLSVGMGTLQAYASYLSKRDDIALNGLATASTNEAVEVVLGGTIAIPAAVVFFGVSGAVAVAGSGSFNLGFATMPVIFQQLPLGSLLGFMWFGLLFFAGITSSVAMATPILAFFREEFGWQRERVAWGLGAVAFTLGLLHVIWLEYGFLDEWDYWAGTFGLVVFAVVEVILFVWVYGPDNAWRSIHEGADIRIPRVFKFIVTFVTPCYLLFILGWWGVTDALPILMLEQAAGGGPVTEEALPYVVAARALLVAIGLGFLWLIRIAWKRNGYDDRAGFAEVEPDTPTETHRAEVPA